The stretch of DNA TAACAGATTCCGCATCAAGTGCGGAATGACAGAAGCTGTGAAAAATCACTTCTGCCTGTCATTCCTGCGAAAGCAGGAATCTTTTAGTTTAATAAAACCTTAACTTATTGACATTGGCCTGTCCGGTAGGCAGGAAGTGAGAACGGCGAAGCCCTCACCGAAAGCAAATCCCATTCAATTGATATACATTGTGTTATGAGATTTCTCCTTTCAGTTGAAATGACAATATAAGGGTTTTCTTAGATAAATTTTTTAACAAAAATATGAATTGATATTGTTGAATGAAAATAAAGAGAGGTAAAAAAAAGGAGCATGCTCTCTTTTTTTTAAGCAATATTAGAAATAATTTTTACTTTAACCATTTGTTTAATGGTTTTTAAAATATTTTCAGCATCAAAGCCACATTCTTTGTATAATTCCTGTTGTGAGCCATGATCAATAAATTTGTCGGGGATACCAAGCCGTTTGATTTTTGCCTGATAATTATTATCGCTCATAAATTCAAGAACAGCACTTCCAAAACCACCGGATAGTGAACCATTTTCGATAGTTATTATCTGGTCAAATTTTTTGAATACTTTATGTAATAGTTCTTCATCTATTGGTTTAACAAATCTTAAATCGTAATGAGCAATATTAATATTTTCTTTTTCTAATTGTTTTGATATTTCAATAACAAAATTTCCTATATGTCCAATAGTTAATATAGCAATATCTTTTCCATCTTTAATTGTTCTTCCTTTTCCAACAGGCAGGGCTTTCATTGGCTTTTCCCAATCAGGCATTACTCCTTTTCCTCTCGGATAGCGTATAACAAAAGGTCCCATATTTTCCTGCTGGGCAGTAAACATTAGATTTCTAAGTTCTTCTTCGTTCATTGGAGCAGAAACTATTAAATTAGGGATAGTTCTCATATAAGAAATATCAAAAGCTCCATGATGAGTTGCTCCATCAGAACCAACCAGTCCTCCACGGTCAAGGCAAAATACAACATTAAGTTTTTGAATAGCAACATCATGAATTACCTGGTCATAGGCACGCTGCATAAAACTTGAATAGATATTGCAAAACGGAACAAACCCCTGAGTTGCTAAACCGGCAGAAAACGTAACTGCGTGTTGTTCGGCAATTCCAACATCGAAAGTTCTTTCAGGCATTTTCTCCATCATTATATTTAATGAGCAGCCAGTAGGCATAGCAGGAGTAATACCGAGTATTTTAGGGTTTTTTTCAGCGAGTTCAACAATAGTATTGCCAAAAACATCCTGATAGTTAGGTGGAGAAGGTTGTTGTGATTCAGGTATAATTATTTTACCGGTATCTTTATTAAATAATCCAGGTGCATGCCATATTGTTTGGTCGATTTCTGCTTGTGCAAAACCCTTCCCTTTTGTTGTAATACAATGAAGAAGTTTTGGTCCGGGAATATTTTTAAGGTCTTCTAAAATGCTGGCAAGGTGAGTAACATCATGTCCGTCAACGGGTCCGAAATATCTGAAATTCATTGCCTCAAACATGTTACTTTGTTTGAGTATTATAGATTTTAAAGCTGTATCAACTTTTTGTACTAATGATTGAGCATTAGGCCCGAACTTACTCATTTTTCCTAATATATGCCAGACTTCATCCTTTAATTTATTATATGTTCGTGATGTTGCAATGTCAATAAGATATTCTTTAAAAGCACCAACATTCTTGTCAATTGCAATATTGTTATCATTTAATATAACTAATAAATTTGTTTTTTCCATGCCGGCATTATTCAGTCCTTCAAATGCCATGCCGGCGGTAATTGCACCATCACCTATAATTGCAACAATCTGTCGGTCTTTTTCCTTTTTTCTTGCAGAAGCAACTGCCATACCAAGTGCAGCAGAAATAGAAGTTGATGAATGTCCTACGCTAAAAGCATCGTATTCACTTTCAAAAATATTTGGGAAACCACTTATTCCTTTGTATTTTCTGTTTGTATGAAAAACTTCTTTTCTTCCTGTTAATATTTTATGTCCGTATGCCTGATGACCGACATCCCATACTAATTTATCATAGGGAGCATTAAATACATAATGAAGGGCAACTGTTAACTCAACTACACCAAGACTTGCACCAAAATGTCCTGGATTTGATGAGACAATATCAATAATAAATTCTCTTAATTCCTGACTTACTTGAATAAGATCGAACTTATCTAATTTTTTAAGATCCGAAGGATAAGATATTTTGTCTAACAGTTTTTCCAATTGTTTCAATACTTATTTACTAATACATTTGAATAAAACACAAAGATAATAATTTCTTAACAGAATAATATTTAATTAATTGTATTATAAATAACAATTTTGATATAGAATGGTTTTTTGTTGATAAAAGATAATATTTTTTGTAAGATAAGAAGATATGTAAAGTTACTGCTAAGGTGTGAAAAAGTATGCATATATAATTTTATCGTTCACTTTTTCTATGAATTACATAATAAATGTATGTTATTGATTAAAAAGAACACCATCGGTGTTCGATTATTGTAATAGGAAATATTGATATATTGAAATACAAGTCCATCGGAGTTGGATTATTTATTATTGACTTATTTCAGAGAAAAATACATGAAATCAGTAATATACACAAAAATTTATATTCAACTGATTTTTTCGAATAATAATACATTATATCATAATCAAACTCCGATGGAGTTTATAAAAAGGGGAGCATGCTCCCCTTTATACTACAATAATCCAAGTCCGATTGACTTGTCTTTGGATATGTAATAAATTGCATTAATAGTTCAGAATTATAGAATTATTAATAACAGTTAAATTTATAAAAAAGGATTTTCGTTTTAAATCTACGCATTAGTTGAATGAACCTTTAAAAATGTATATTATTGATTAAAAAGAACACCATCGGTGTTCGATTATTGTAATAAGAAATTGATATATTGAAATAACAACTCCATCGGAGTTGGATTATTTATTATTGACTTATTTTAGAGAAAAATACATGAAATCAGTAATATACACAAAAATTTATATTCAACTGAATTTTTTCGAATAATAATACATTATATCATAATCAAACTCCGATGGAGTTTATAAAAAGGGGAGCATGCTCCCCTTTATACTACAATAATCCAAGTCCGATTGACTTGTCTTTGGATATATAAAATTGTATTAATAATTCTGATTTATAGAACAATTATTTTTTGTTGTCCCCGAATTTGCTTTTGATCCATCTCGGAACAATAAATGCGCCTATGAAAAGATAAGGATAATAGGTAGCTAATCTCCATAATAATGCCATTAGTACAGCAACTCCTGCAAAAGGTAAAAAATCGCCAAGATATTCTGTAAAAACATATTCTGTAAAGCCACTGCCACCAGGGGTTGGACTGACAAGCATCATAATCCACATAACTAATTGTCTGGCAAAAAGTAATAAATGGTCATTTACCACAAAAAAAGCAAGAAATAGTGCATTTACAACCCAGTAACGTGAGGTCCATGAAATAAAAGTTGCTACGAAAGTTTTTAACCAGAAAGAAAAAGGTTTTTTCTTTAGTTCTTTTGAGCTATCAATTATTTCTGTGCCTGCTTGGTTAACTCCACGTTTCCATTTCCTAAGTATTGGAAGTTTAAATATCCATAATAATAACCATTTTAATCCACGCGGATTTTTAAACAATCCATAACCTAAAACGATGATATATAATAATTTAACTGAATAACCAATTATTGCAAAAAGGAAAAAAGCATTTTTAAAATCAAGGCTTCCCCCGATTGAAAATAATTCGTTAGTATTAATTATAAATAGTAAAATAGGAAACATGATAATAAAATATAACTCGTCAAGAAATGATGTTGCCATAACAACAGCAGAACTACGACCAACACTAATACCTTCTTTTGCTACATAAAGAATAGCAATACTTGTTCCACCGATTGCAGAAGGAGTAATTGATGAAGTAAATTCCCATAACATTATTACTCTGAATGACTGCCTCCATGAAAATTCGTTATCAGTAAGGATTTTTATTCTCCACATATAACCAATATCTCTTGTTGCCATCATCAATAATGCAACAAATAACCATAAGACTGATTTACTTGTAAAACGAACTGCTTCAAAAGCAGATACATCAAATTTTTTATATAGTAAAAATCCTACTACACCAAAACCTATTAGAATAGGA from Bacteroidales bacterium encodes:
- a CDS encoding flippase-like domain-containing protein codes for the protein MQKTTPLPLHKISGKKIIYPILIGFGVVGFLLYKKFDVSAFEAVRFTSKSVLWLFVALLMMATRDIGYMWRIKILTDNEFSWRQSFRVIMLWEFTSSITPSAIGGTSIAILYVAKEGISVGRSSAVVMATSFLDELYFIIMFPILLFIINTNELFSIGGSLDFKNAFFLFAIIGYSVKLLYIIVLGYGLFKNPRGLKWLLLWIFKLPILRKWKRGVNQAGTEIIDSSKELKKKPFSFWLKTFVATFISWTSRYWVVNALFLAFFVVNDHLLLFARQLVMWIMMLVSPTPGGSGFTEYVFTEYLGDFLPFAGVAVLMALLWRLATYYPYLFIGAFIVPRWIKSKFGDNKK
- a CDS encoding 1-deoxy-D-xylulose-5-phosphate synthase, with product MKQLEKLLDKISYPSDLKKLDKFDLIQVSQELREFIIDIVSSNPGHFGASLGVVELTVALHYVFNAPYDKLVWDVGHQAYGHKILTGRKEVFHTNRKYKGISGFPNIFESEYDAFSVGHSSTSISAALGMAVASARKKEKDRQIVAIIGDGAITAGMAFEGLNNAGMEKTNLLVILNDNNIAIDKNVGAFKEYLIDIATSRTYNKLKDEVWHILGKMSKFGPNAQSLVQKVDTALKSIILKQSNMFEAMNFRYFGPVDGHDVTHLASILEDLKNIPGPKLLHCITTKGKGFAQAEIDQTIWHAPGLFNKDTGKIIIPESQQPSPPNYQDVFGNTIVELAEKNPKILGITPAMPTGCSLNIMMEKMPERTFDVGIAEQHAVTFSAGLATQGFVPFCNIYSSFMQRAYDQVIHDVAIQKLNVVFCLDRGGLVGSDGATHHGAFDISYMRTIPNLIVSAPMNEEELRNLMFTAQQENMGPFVIRYPRGKGVMPDWEKPMKALPVGKGRTIKDGKDIAILTIGHIGNFVIEISKQLEKENINIAHYDLRFVKPIDEELLHKVFKKFDQIITIENGSLSGGFGSAVLEFMSDNNYQAKIKRLGIPDKFIDHGSQQELYKECGFDAENILKTIKQMVKVKIISNIA